In one window of Polynucleobacter sp. AM-7D1 DNA:
- the soxX gene encoding sulfur oxidation c-type cytochrome SoxX, translating into MKNKLSILAFTLLAAAGTVSAATPFEKMMSSSFEAKGQAGLDRLDQDAAQKFCSNLVNLDGGGDVKMREKIQNENMKTIKQPSDGKYIGDWKNGEKIAQSGRGATWSDKAGSANGGGCYNCHQINIKEVSYGNIGPSLWNYGKLRGYSKEVVEYTWNRINNSKAYNVCSNMPRFGHFKLLNEKQMQDVMALLLDPESPVNK; encoded by the coding sequence ATGAAAAACAAATTATCAATTTTGGCGTTTACGCTACTAGCTGCAGCAGGTACTGTCAGTGCTGCTACTCCATTTGAAAAGATGATGTCCTCTAGTTTTGAGGCTAAAGGTCAGGCTGGATTAGATCGTTTAGATCAAGATGCGGCTCAAAAGTTTTGCTCAAATCTTGTAAATTTAGATGGTGGCGGTGATGTCAAGATGCGCGAAAAAATCCAGAATGAAAATATGAAAACCATCAAGCAGCCTTCTGATGGTAAATATATTGGCGACTGGAAGAATGGTGAGAAGATTGCGCAAAGTGGTCGAGGCGCTACCTGGTCTGATAAAGCTGGATCAGCAAATGGTGGTGGTTGCTATAACTGTCATCAAATTAACATTAAAGAAGTCTCTTACGGAAATATTGGCCCATCACTTTGGAACTACGGAAAGTTACGTGGTTACTCCAAAGAGGTAGTGGAGTACACCTGGAACCGAATTAATAATTCGAAAGCCTACAACGTGTGTAGCAATATGCCTCGCTTCGGTCACTTCAAGCTCTTAAATGAGAAGCAAATGCAGGATGTCATGGCATTGCTCCTAGATCCAGAGTCGCCTGTTAACAAGTAA
- the soxB gene encoding thiosulfohydrolase SoxB — protein sequence MSLNRREFLQALAIASAGGMSLQSNFANAQTTAQKFYDLPKFGNVHFLHFTDCHAQLLPIYFREPNVNLGIGAQEGKTPHLVGEYFLKANGIKPGTRDAHAFTYLDYVAAAQNYGKVGGFAHMATLIKQIKASRPGALLLDGGDTWQGSGTSLWTNGQDMVDAALLLGVDVMTPHWEMTLGEKRVMEIVNGDFKGKVSFVAQNIKTADFGDSVFNPYVMKVQNGIQVAVIGQAFPYTPIANPRYFTPDWTFGIQEENLQKTINEVKAKGAKVVVLLSHNGMDVDLKMASRVTGLDAIMGGHTHDGVPIPVKVKNSGGVTLVTNAGSNTKFLGVLDFDVKGGKPVDFRYKLFPIFSNMIPADPAMNKLIQKIRAPYEAKLNEKLATTEGLLYRRGNFNGSFDQLILDGLMAQKNAEIAFSPGFRWGTSLLPGQAITRENLLDQTAITYPYTTVTNMNGEMIKTILEDVADNLFNPDPYYQQGGDMVRVGGLQYTIDPAETAGKRITDMRLNGKAIEPNKTYKVAGWAPVSEEAKNAGGEAIWDVIERHLRDVKVVKAVQLNEPIIKGVKNNPGMVALKS from the coding sequence ATGTCTTTAAATCGTCGTGAGTTTTTGCAAGCATTAGCCATCGCCTCAGCTGGCGGCATGAGTTTGCAATCTAATTTTGCAAACGCGCAAACTACTGCGCAAAAATTCTATGATTTGCCGAAGTTTGGTAATGTTCATTTCCTGCACTTCACTGACTGTCACGCACAACTTCTGCCAATCTATTTCCGCGAGCCTAATGTGAATCTTGGTATTGGCGCTCAAGAAGGCAAAACTCCTCATTTGGTCGGCGAATATTTTTTAAAGGCGAATGGCATTAAGCCAGGAACACGTGATGCACATGCATTCACATATCTTGATTACGTAGCGGCGGCTCAAAACTACGGCAAGGTTGGTGGCTTTGCACACATGGCAACCCTGATCAAGCAAATCAAAGCAAGTCGCCCAGGGGCACTCTTGTTAGACGGTGGCGATACTTGGCAAGGCTCAGGTACTTCTCTATGGACTAACGGCCAGGACATGGTTGATGCGGCGCTCCTCTTAGGCGTTGACGTCATGACTCCACACTGGGAAATGACTCTTGGTGAGAAGCGCGTTATGGAGATTGTGAACGGCGACTTCAAAGGCAAAGTGTCCTTTGTAGCCCAAAATATTAAGACTGCAGACTTCGGTGATTCAGTATTTAATCCTTACGTCATGAAGGTTCAAAATGGCATTCAGGTAGCGGTGATTGGTCAAGCCTTCCCATACACCCCAATTGCTAACCCACGTTACTTCACACCTGATTGGACATTTGGTATCCAAGAAGAAAATCTGCAAAAGACTATTAATGAAGTGAAGGCTAAGGGAGCAAAAGTGGTTGTATTGCTCTCTCATAATGGCATGGACGTCGACTTAAAAATGGCATCCCGCGTTACTGGTTTAGATGCGATTATGGGTGGTCATACTCACGATGGTGTTCCAATTCCAGTCAAGGTCAAGAATTCTGGTGGCGTAACTTTAGTTACCAATGCTGGTTCGAATACTAAATTCTTAGGCGTATTGGACTTTGATGTGAAGGGCGGCAAACCGGTTGATTTCCGTTACAAACTCTTCCCAATCTTCTCCAATATGATCCCAGCTGATCCTGCAATGAATAAGCTGATTCAAAAAATTAGAGCGCCATACGAAGCTAAGCTCAACGAAAAATTGGCCACAACAGAAGGTCTCTTGTATCGCCGTGGAAACTTTAATGGTAGCTTTGACCAACTGATCTTGGATGGCCTCATGGCTCAGAAGAATGCGGAGATTGCATTCTCACCAGGTTTCCGTTGGGGAACTAGCTTATTGCCAGGACAAGCAATTACTCGTGAAAATCTCCTTGATCAAACAGCGATTACCTATCCGTACACAACAGTAACGAATATGAATGGTGAGATGATCAAAACGATTCTTGAGGACGTTGCGGATAACCTCTTTAACCCTGATCCATACTATCAACAGGGTGGTGACATGGTTCGCGTTGGTGGCTTGCAATACACGATTGATCCTGCTGAAACTGCTGGCAAGCGTATTACCGATATGCGCCTAAATGGCAAGGCAATTGAGCCAAACAAGACCTACAAAGTAGCTGGTTGGGCTCCTGTAAGCGAAGAAGCTAAAAATGCTGGCGGCGAGGCAATTTGGGATGTTATTGAGCGCCACCTACGTGATGTCAAAGTAGTGAAGGCAGTCCAACTCAATGAGCCAATTATTAAGGGTGTTAAGAATAATCCAGGCATGGTTGCACTTAAATCATAA